In one Halorubrum sp. CBA1229 genomic region, the following are encoded:
- the uvrB gene encoding excinuclease ABC subunit UvrB, with product MSDADSPLSEDRPTVDRPLRVDAPFEPAGDQPAAIEELVEGFESGADKQTLLGVTGSGKTNTVSWVAEELDQPTLVLAHNKTLAAQLYEEFRELFPDNAVEYFVSYYDYYQPEAYVEQTDTFIDKEMSINEEIDRLRHSATRSLLTRDDVIVVASVSAIYGLGDPQNYRDMALRLEVGEEVGREELLARLVDLNYERNDVDFTQGTFRVRGDTVEIYPMYGRYAVRVELWGDEIDRMIKVDPMKGEVVSEEPAVMLHPAEHYSIPDDKLEQAIAEIEELMEKRVSYFERQGDLVAAQRIEERTTFDVEMLREAGYCSGIENYSVHMDDRESGDAPYTLLDYFPDDFLTVVDESHQTIPQIKGQYEGDKSRKDSLVENGFRLPTAYDNRPLTFEEFEEKTDRTLYVSATPGDYERETSDRIVEQIVRPTHLVDPKVEVTEATGQVEDLLDRVDERIERDERVLVTTLTKRMAEDLTEYFEEAGIDVAYMHDETDTLERHEIIRDLRLGNIDVLVGINLLREGLDIPEVSLVAILDADQEGFLRSTTTLVQTMGRAARNVNGEVVLYADRVTDSMEEAIEETQRRREIQLEYNEEHGYEATTIDKPVGETNLPGSKTDTSSVSVGDVESKDEAEAQIEALEDRMDEAASNLEFELAADIRDRIAELRRAFELDTDDGGVPAPMIDE from the coding sequence GTGAGCGACGCCGACTCCCCCCTCTCGGAGGACCGCCCGACCGTCGACCGCCCCCTCCGCGTCGACGCCCCGTTCGAGCCCGCGGGCGACCAGCCGGCGGCGATCGAGGAGCTCGTCGAGGGGTTCGAGTCGGGCGCCGACAAGCAGACGCTGCTCGGCGTCACCGGCTCCGGGAAGACGAACACCGTCTCGTGGGTCGCCGAGGAGCTCGATCAGCCGACCCTCGTGTTAGCGCACAACAAGACGCTCGCGGCCCAGCTGTACGAGGAGTTCCGCGAGCTGTTCCCGGACAACGCCGTCGAGTACTTCGTCTCCTACTACGACTACTACCAGCCCGAGGCGTACGTCGAGCAGACGGACACGTTCATCGACAAGGAGATGTCGATAAACGAGGAGATCGACCGCCTCCGCCACTCCGCGACGCGCTCGCTGCTCACCCGCGACGACGTGATCGTGGTCGCCTCGGTCTCGGCCATCTACGGGCTCGGCGATCCGCAGAACTACCGCGACATGGCGCTCCGTCTGGAGGTCGGCGAGGAGGTGGGGCGCGAGGAGCTGCTCGCCCGCCTCGTCGACCTGAACTACGAGCGCAACGACGTGGACTTCACGCAGGGGACGTTCAGGGTGCGGGGCGACACCGTCGAGATATACCCGATGTACGGGCGGTACGCGGTGCGTGTCGAGCTGTGGGGCGACGAGATCGACCGCATGATCAAGGTCGACCCGATGAAAGGCGAGGTCGTGAGCGAGGAGCCGGCCGTCATGCTCCACCCCGCCGAGCACTACTCGATCCCCGACGACAAGCTGGAGCAGGCGATCGCGGAGATCGAGGAGCTGATGGAGAAACGGGTCAGCTACTTCGAGCGGCAGGGCGATCTGGTCGCCGCCCAGCGCATCGAGGAGCGCACCACGTTCGACGTCGAGATGCTCCGGGAGGCGGGCTACTGCTCCGGGATCGAGAACTACTCGGTCCACATGGACGACCGCGAGTCGGGCGACGCCCCCTACACCCTACTCGACTACTTTCCGGACGACTTCCTCACCGTCGTCGACGAGTCCCACCAGACGATCCCCCAGATCAAAGGGCAGTACGAGGGGGACAAGTCGCGGAAGGACTCGCTCGTCGAGAACGGGTTCCGGCTCCCGACCGCCTACGACAACCGCCCGCTCACCTTCGAGGAATTCGAGGAGAAGACGGACCGCACGCTGTACGTCTCCGCGACGCCCGGCGACTACGAGCGCGAGACTTCCGACCGCATCGTCGAGCAGATCGTCCGGCCGACCCACCTCGTCGACCCCAAAGTGGAGGTGACGGAGGCGACGGGGCAGGTCGAGGATCTCCTCGATCGGGTCGACGAGCGGATCGAGCGCGACGAGCGGGTTCTCGTCACCACCCTCACTAAGCGGATGGCCGAGGACCTCACGGAGTACTTCGAGGAGGCCGGGATCGACGTGGCGTACATGCACGACGAGACGGACACCCTCGAGCGCCACGAGATCATCCGCGACCTCAGATTAGGCAACATCGACGTGCTCGTCGGGATCAACCTGCTCCGCGAGGGGCTCGACATCCCTGAGGTGAGCCTCGTCGCCATCCTCGACGCCGACCAGGAGGGGTTCCTCCGCTCGACGACGACCCTCGTCCAGACGATGGGGCGCGCCGCTCGGAACGTCAACGGCGAGGTCGTCCTCTACGCCGACCGGGTGACCGACTCGATGGAAGAGGCCATCGAGGAGACCCAGCGGCGCCGCGAGATCCAGCTGGAGTACAACGAGGAACACGGCTACGAGGCGACGACCATCGACAAGCCGGTCGGCGAGACGAACCTCCCGGGATCGAAGACGGACACCTCGTCGGTCAGCGTCGGCGACGTGGAGAGCAAAGACGAGGCCGAAGCGCAGATCGAGGCGCTCGAAGACCGGATGGACGAGGCCGCGAGCAACCTGGAGTTCGAGCTGGCGGCGGACATCCGCGACCGGATCGCCGAGCTCCGCCGCGCCTTCGAGCTGGATACCGACGACGGCGGCGTGCCCGCGCCCATGATCGACGAGTAG